A stretch of Campylobacter showae DNA encodes these proteins:
- a CDS encoding ABC transporter substrate-binding protein produces MKKTFLKALLVLFAVFSATQAAAETKVIKDVLGREVKVNLPVKRIALGFYYTDFLAVGGTKALDKVVGFSKEVWTDWTPASWDLYSKALPQLNKLADFGEVEVGTFSVEKVISLKPDLLILASWQYNVLEPDLKPLADLNIPIVVLDYNREKVELHVKSTKILGEILGEEKRADEISKLYEDTVKKVGDRIAKANLPKPKIYIEFGRGGPDDTGITYGKDMWGSLIDLAGGDNIAADLVEQWAPINAEQVIAAKPDVIMIAGRETELKKEPTAMVMGINIDKAEALKRLDGFKKRVGWSELPAIKNNRLYGLYMGASRTLADMAMVQYIAKALYPQLFKDVDPIKTYIDFHKKYLPVVPVGTIAIQADEK; encoded by the coding sequence ATGAAAAAAACTTTTTTAAAAGCGCTGTTGGTGCTTTTTGCGGTATTTTCGGCAACCCAAGCGGCGGCCGAAACTAAGGTCATAAAAGACGTCTTAGGTCGCGAGGTAAAGGTAAATTTGCCCGTTAAACGCATAGCTTTGGGTTTTTACTACACCGACTTTTTAGCCGTCGGCGGCACTAAGGCTTTAGATAAAGTCGTTGGCTTTTCAAAAGAGGTTTGGACGGACTGGACGCCTGCTAGCTGGGATCTATATAGCAAAGCCCTACCGCAGCTAAATAAGCTTGCGGACTTCGGCGAGGTAGAGGTCGGTACGTTCTCGGTAGAAAAAGTTATCTCTCTAAAACCCGATTTACTAATACTCGCATCTTGGCAGTATAACGTGCTAGAGCCTGATTTAAAGCCTTTGGCCGATCTAAATATCCCGATAGTCGTGCTTGATTATAACCGCGAGAAGGTTGAGCTTCACGTAAAAAGCACTAAAATTTTAGGCGAAATTTTAGGCGAGGAAAAAAGAGCGGACGAGATCTCTAAACTATACGAAGACACCGTAAAAAAAGTGGGTGACCGCATCGCAAAAGCAAATTTGCCTAAACCTAAAATTTATATAGAATTCGGCCGCGGCGGTCCTGACGACACAGGGATAACCTACGGTAAAGATATGTGGGGTTCACTGATAGATTTGGCCGGCGGAGATAATATCGCAGCCGATCTAGTCGAGCAGTGGGCACCCATCAACGCCGAGCAAGTCATAGCCGCAAAACCCGACGTTATAATGATAGCAGGCCGCGAAACCGAACTAAAAAAAGAACCGACTGCGATGGTAATGGGCATAAATATAGATAAAGCCGAAGCGTTAAAAAGACTGGACGGGTTTAAAAAACGCGTCGGTTGGTCAGAGCTTCCGGCTATCAAAAATAACCGCCTATACGGCCTGTATATGGGCGCGTCAAGAACGCTTGCGGATATGGCGATGGTGCAATATATCGCAAAAGCTTTGTATCCGCAGCTATTTAAAGACGTAGATCCGATAAAGACCTACATTGATTTTCACAAAAAGTACTTGCCTGTCGTTCCCGTCGGAACTATAGCCATCCAAGCGGACGAAAAATGA
- a CDS encoding FecCD family ABC transporter permease has protein sequence MNKISSEEVVKAHRKREFKRLIIILSFIAVGLVSMVFDIGTGPAMLSPKEVVDTLLQPILGGEQDKFLYHIVYDIRLPVALMALVVGAALGAGGAEIQTLLNNPMASPYTLGLAAAAGFGASLVMAFGSFGLPQIYAVPIGAFIMTMLAASILFLFSMMRRFGSATLVLVGIALLFLFQSMLSLVQFLSAPEISQAILFWLFGSLQKAKWSTLAVATVVTVVCISLLMLNTWALTALKLGEERAKSMGVNLSALRIKILLIVSVMTATVISFVGVIGFIGLVAPHIARNLVGEDQRFFLPTTIFVGAAFLSIASVLSKVINPGGLFPVGIITAFVGVPFFFWIILSRKNVC, from the coding sequence ATGAATAAAATAAGCTCCGAAGAGGTCGTAAAGGCTCATAGAAAGCGCGAATTTAAACGCTTAATCATCATCTTGAGCTTTATAGCCGTGGGTCTTGTATCGATGGTGTTTGATATCGGTACCGGGCCTGCGATGCTCTCGCCAAAAGAAGTCGTAGATACGCTTTTGCAGCCGATTTTAGGCGGCGAGCAGGATAAATTTTTATACCACATCGTTTACGATATCAGGCTTCCCGTAGCGCTTATGGCTTTAGTCGTAGGCGCGGCTTTGGGAGCGGGCGGCGCAGAGATACAGACGCTTTTAAACAACCCTATGGCAAGCCCCTATACGCTGGGACTTGCCGCGGCGGCAGGGTTTGGCGCATCGCTGGTGATGGCGTTTGGTTCGTTTGGACTGCCTCAAATTTACGCCGTACCTATCGGTGCATTTATCATGACGATGTTAGCGGCGTCTATACTGTTTTTGTTTTCGATGATGAGGCGATTTGGGTCGGCTACTTTGGTTTTAGTCGGTATCGCGCTTTTGTTTTTGTTTCAGTCTATGCTCTCTTTGGTGCAGTTTTTGTCCGCGCCCGAGATTTCGCAGGCGATTTTGTTTTGGCTGTTTGGTAGCCTCCAAAAGGCTAAATGGAGTACGCTGGCCGTCGCTACGGTCGTAACGGTCGTATGCATCTCGCTACTGATGCTAAATACTTGGGCGCTAACGGCTTTAAAACTGGGCGAAGAGCGAGCCAAAAGCATGGGCGTAAATTTATCCGCCCTTAGGATTAAAATTTTGCTTATAGTTTCGGTTATGACGGCTACGGTTATTAGCTTCGTCGGCGTTATAGGCTTTATCGGCCTGGTCGCTCCGCATATCGCTAGAAATTTAGTCGGCGAGGATCAGAGATTTTTCCTGCCCACTACTATCTTCGTCGGCGCAGCATTTTTGTCGATAGCTTCGGTACTTTCTAAGGTTATAAATCCGGGCGGACTCTTTCCGGTCGGCATCATCACGGCGTTTGTGGGCGTGCCGTTTTTCTTCTGGATCATCCTCTCAAGGAAAAACGTATGCTAG
- a CDS encoding ABC transporter ATP-binding protein, translating to MLELKNLTIYRGSLCTADAVNASFEEGKVYSVLGPNGAGKTTLISAIFGEMGYEGEIKFGEERLNFKNHFSWKKKIGYMPQDSYVDASLTALEVVLLGLMDSLGLYLKDEQINSAVEIMKKLGILHLAGRDVMQLSGGQRQMVMFASVLIKKPKILLLDEPVSALDMHHQCVLLDCVRKFTREHGITTVMILHDLSLASQFSDEVLLLSDGKIKAKGEAKETITKELIQELYKVNVDIFYDDAGVPAVVAKSAFGVE from the coding sequence ATGCTAGAGCTTAAGAATTTAACGATATACCGCGGCTCGCTTTGCACGGCAGATGCCGTAAATGCTAGCTTTGAAGAAGGCAAGGTTTACTCCGTACTAGGGCCTAACGGCGCAGGCAAAACTACGCTCATAAGCGCAATTTTCGGCGAGATGGGCTATGAGGGTGAGATTAAATTCGGCGAAGAGAGGTTAAATTTCAAAAACCATTTCTCGTGGAAAAAGAAAATCGGCTACATGCCGCAAGATAGCTACGTAGACGCTAGTTTAACGGCTCTTGAGGTCGTTTTGCTAGGGCTTATGGATAGTCTTGGGCTTTATCTAAAAGACGAGCAAATAAACTCGGCCGTAGAGATAATGAAAAAACTAGGGATTTTACACCTAGCCGGTCGCGACGTGATGCAGCTCTCAGGCGGCCAGCGCCAGATGGTGATGTTTGCCTCCGTGCTTATCAAAAAGCCTAAAATTTTACTTTTGGACGAGCCTGTTTCGGCTCTTGATATGCACCATCAATGCGTACTTTTGGACTGCGTTAGAAAATTTACGCGCGAGCACGGTATAACTACCGTTATGATACTGCACGATTTATCGCTAGCGTCGCAGTTTAGCGACGAGGTGTTGCTACTGAGCGACGGCAAGATAAAAGCCAAGGGCGAAGCCAAAGAAACCATAACTAAAGAGCTAATACAAGAGCTTTATAAAGTAAACGTAGATATTTTTTACGACGATGCCGGCGTACCGGCCGTAGTCGCAAAGTCAGCGTTCGGGGTAGAGTAG
- a CDS encoding ATP-grasp domain-containing protein: MRIFILSCLAYAKGNEDLRNLSRAFSDGGAQCEIVPWQNLDVGSLDEDSLILPLAAWDYSLDAAKFLSFLSELEKSGAKIINGAEIVRWNLSKKYLLELEALGLPAIPSTLLNGDENIEELRRICSGGVIKPLVGQSGNGVAKIDEISNLSEYKNGALLQPFIEEITVSGEICLIFLGGVFSHAVRRSPASEDYRANSNFGVKISSVEPTAAFLNVARDVLARLAFNPVYARIDLIGAKDKILINEVELIEPSLYFSYGKNSTEKFVKVILDKFVAEKKI, translated from the coding sequence GTGAGGATTTTTATCTTAAGTTGCCTTGCTTACGCAAAGGGCAACGAGGACTTGCGAAATTTAAGCCGCGCGTTTAGCGACGGCGGCGCACAGTGCGAGATAGTGCCGTGGCAAAATTTAGACGTCGGTTCGCTAGACGAAGATTCTTTGATTTTGCCGCTTGCGGCTTGGGATTACAGCCTAGACGCGGCTAAATTTTTATCGTTTTTAAGCGAGCTTGAAAAAAGCGGAGCGAAGATAATAAACGGCGCCGAGATCGTGCGCTGGAATTTATCGAAAAAATACCTCTTAGAACTTGAAGCCTTAGGACTTCCCGCGATCCCTAGCACGCTTTTAAACGGCGATGAAAATATAGAAGAGCTAAGGCGAATTTGCTCGGGCGGCGTGATAAAACCGCTCGTCGGACAGAGCGGCAACGGCGTAGCTAAAATCGACGAAATATCAAATTTAAGCGAATATAAAAACGGAGCTTTGCTTCAGCCTTTTATCGAAGAGATCACCGTTAGCGGCGAAATTTGCTTGATATTTTTAGGCGGCGTTTTTTCTCACGCCGTACGCCGCTCGCCTGCTAGCGAGGATTATAGGGCAAACTCGAATTTCGGTGTTAAGATTAGCTCGGTAGAGCCGACTGCAGCCTTTCTAAACGTCGCGCGAGACGTTTTAGCTAGGCTTGCCTTTAATCCCGTCTACGCAAGGATAGATCTAATCGGCGCAAAAGATAAAATTTTAATCAACGAAGTCGAGCTTATCGAGCCTAGCCTTTATTTTAGCTACGGCAAAAACTCTACCGAAAAATTCGTAAAAGTAATCCTGGATAAATTTGTCGCGGAAAAGAAAATTTAG
- a CDS encoding CTP synthase: MQKNLNETKYIFITGGVLSSLGKGIAAASIATLLKNTGLKVSMLKADPYINVDPGTMSPLEHGEVFVTDDGAETDLDLGHYERFLDESLSQDNNFTTGRVYSSVIEKERRGDYLGKTIQVIPHIVGEIVGRIKKAGEGRDILIVEIGGTVGDIEGLPFLEAIRALRIEVGRKRAMNIHLTLVPFIKVAGELKTKPTQHSVGELRRIGISPDMIICRAEQPLNRELKDKIAASCGVERNCVIESIDSASIYQVPLAFYNQDVLTPIAEILNLGELKLDMRNWDSLVKRIIAPTKETTIAFVGKYVDLKESYKSLTESIIHAGASLDARVNLKWIDSEKIEPSNVEELLKDVGGVLVAGGFGERGVSGKIEAIKYARENGVPYLGICLGMQLALIEFARNVLRLEDANSVEFKPECVNPIIYLIDSFIDAHGQTQIRTHQSPVGGTMRLGAYACDVKPGSLLSQIYGGAKSVKERHRHRYEANPKYRAEFEANGLIVSGESDGLIEAVELSSPAAGAKNSHPWFVGVQFHPEFTSRLTNPNPVVLGFIKASLGNPK; the protein is encoded by the coding sequence ATGCAAAAAAATCTAAACGAAACAAAGTATATTTTTATAACGGGCGGCGTGCTAAGCTCGCTGGGTAAGGGCATTGCGGCGGCTTCTATCGCCACACTTCTTAAAAATACCGGACTAAAAGTAAGCATGCTAAAGGCTGACCCGTACATCAACGTAGATCCCGGCACCATGAGTCCGCTCGAGCACGGCGAGGTTTTCGTCACCGACGACGGCGCGGAGACGGATCTGGATCTGGGACACTACGAGAGATTTTTGGACGAGAGCCTAAGTCAAGACAACAACTTCACGACCGGCCGCGTCTATAGCTCCGTCATCGAAAAGGAGCGCAGGGGCGACTATCTAGGCAAAACGATCCAAGTCATCCCGCACATCGTGGGCGAGATCGTGGGTCGCATCAAAAAGGCGGGCGAGGGTCGCGACATACTGATCGTTGAAATCGGCGGTACGGTAGGCGACATCGAGGGATTGCCATTTTTGGAGGCTATCCGTGCCCTTCGCATTGAGGTCGGCCGCAAACGCGCGATGAATATCCACCTAACGCTCGTGCCGTTTATAAAAGTCGCAGGCGAGCTAAAGACCAAGCCTACTCAGCACAGCGTCGGCGAGCTACGTCGCATCGGTATCAGCCCGGATATGATCATCTGCCGCGCCGAGCAGCCGCTAAATCGCGAGCTAAAAGATAAAATAGCCGCGAGCTGCGGCGTAGAGCGCAACTGTGTCATCGAGAGTATCGACTCGGCCAGTATCTACCAGGTGCCGCTCGCGTTTTATAACCAAGATGTCTTAACGCCGATCGCCGAAATTTTAAATTTGGGCGAGCTAAAGCTTGATATGCGCAACTGGGACAGCCTGGTTAAGCGCATCATTGCTCCTACGAAAGAGACCACGATAGCATTTGTGGGTAAATACGTCGATCTAAAAGAGAGCTACAAGAGCCTGACCGAGAGTATCATCCACGCGGGCGCGAGCCTTGACGCGAGGGTAAATTTAAAGTGGATAGATAGCGAGAAGATCGAGCCCTCAAACGTCGAGGAGCTACTAAAAGACGTAGGCGGCGTGCTAGTTGCCGGAGGATTTGGCGAGCGCGGCGTGAGCGGCAAGATCGAAGCGATCAAATACGCCCGCGAAAACGGCGTGCCGTATCTTGGCATTTGCCTAGGCATGCAGCTAGCGCTCATCGAGTTTGCCCGCAACGTACTAAGGCTCGAGGACGCAAATTCGGTAGAATTTAAGCCCGAGTGCGTAAATCCTATCATCTATCTCATTGATAGTTTCATCGACGCGCACGGCCAGACTCAGATCCGCACTCACCAAAGCCCGGTCGGCGGTACGATGAGGCTTGGCGCGTATGCTTGCGACGTGAAGCCTGGCTCACTGCTAAGTCAAATCTACGGCGGCGCTAAAAGCGTCAAAGAGCGCCACCGCCACCGCTACGAGGCAAATCCGAAATACAGAGCCGAATTTGAAGCAAACGGCCTAATAGTTAGCGGCGAGAGCGACGGGCTGATCGAGGCCGTCGAGCTTAGCTCGCCCGCAGCGGGCGCCAAAAATTCGCATCCGTGGTTTGTAGGCGTGCAGTTTCATCCGGAATTTACCAGCCGCTTAACAAACCCAAATCCCGTAGTTTTGGGCTTTATCAAAGCTAGCTTAGGAAACCCGAAATAA
- a CDS encoding DUF4492 domain-containing protein has protein sequence MIKKYIKNISSLYIDGFRNMKLGKSLWLVIAIKLLIMFGILKVFIFDESLNSKFESDEAKANFVISNLTKE, from the coding sequence ATGATTAAAAAATATATTAAAAATATCTCGTCTTTGTATATAGACGGCTTTAGGAACATGAAGCTCGGAAAGAGCTTGTGGCTCGTGATAGCTATCAAGCTGCTTATAATGTTCGGGATTTTAAAAGTATTTATCTTTGATGAAAGTTTAAATTCAAAATTTGAGAGCGACGAGGCCAAAGCGAACTTCGTTATCTCAAATTTGACAAAGGAATAA
- a CDS encoding cytochrome ubiquinol oxidase subunit I, with protein MSEIASVDWSRAQFALTAIYHFLFVPLTLGLSFIIAIMESIYVKTGNEQWLKITKFWLKLFGINFAIGVATGIIMEFEFGTNWANYSWFVGDIFGAPLAIEGLLAFFMEATFFAVMFFGWDKVSKKFHLISTWLVAVGSNLSALWILIANGWMQYPVGMKFNPATARMEMENFFEVALSPVGIIKFLHTVTSGYVASALFVIGISAWFILKGRHLIMAKKSIVVAASFGLVTSLFLMFSGDESAYQVARTQPMKLAAMEGLYKGEQNAGLVAMGVLDPSKKHGDGKDAFLLELKVPYALGIMATRKFDSFTPGIEDLVYGNEAQNIESVASKMAKGSLAVSALASYNAAKKSGDKAAMEQAEQTLAQNMKFLGYGYLKSPESAVPPVGITFYSFHLMVALGTYFLALFLVVTYLTMANDIENFKKLLWACVFSIPLGLVAIEAGWIVAEVGRQPWVVQDLMTVGVGATNLADTNIKISFWLFAVLFTALLIAEIKIMLKQIKIGFENHA; from the coding sequence ATGTCTGAAATCGCTTCGGTCGATTGGTCTAGGGCGCAGTTTGCGCTCACCGCCATATACCACTTTTTGTTTGTTCCGCTCACGCTGGGACTTAGCTTTATCATCGCCATTATGGAGAGTATCTACGTCAAAACCGGTAACGAGCAGTGGCTAAAAATCACCAAATTTTGGCTCAAACTCTTCGGTATAAACTTCGCTATCGGCGTAGCTACCGGTATCATAATGGAATTTGAGTTCGGCACCAACTGGGCGAACTACAGCTGGTTTGTCGGCGACATCTTCGGCGCACCGCTAGCTATCGAGGGCTTGCTCGCGTTCTTTATGGAGGCGACGTTCTTTGCCGTTATGTTTTTTGGCTGGGATAAGGTTAGCAAGAAATTTCACCTCATCTCAACCTGGCTCGTGGCTGTCGGTTCAAATTTGAGCGCGCTTTGGATCCTCATCGCAAACGGCTGGATGCAATATCCGGTGGGTATGAAATTTAACCCCGCAACCGCAAGAATGGAAATGGAAAATTTCTTCGAGGTCGCTCTTAGCCCGGTAGGTATCATCAAATTTTTACACACCGTAACTAGCGGCTACGTTGCTAGTGCGCTTTTCGTGATAGGAATTTCAGCGTGGTTTATCCTAAAAGGACGCCACCTAATCATGGCTAAAAAATCAATCGTCGTAGCGGCAAGCTTTGGACTCGTTACGTCGCTGTTTTTGATGTTTAGCGGCGACGAGAGCGCATATCAGGTCGCGCGCACCCAGCCTATGAAACTAGCCGCGATGGAAGGCCTTTATAAAGGCGAACAAAATGCCGGCCTAGTCGCGATGGGCGTACTAGATCCGTCTAAAAAACATGGCGACGGCAAGGACGCGTTTTTACTCGAACTAAAAGTGCCTTACGCGCTTGGAATAATGGCTACTAGAAAATTTGATAGCTTTACTCCGGGCATCGAGGATTTAGTCTACGGCAACGAAGCGCAAAATATAGAGAGCGTCGCAAGCAAGATGGCCAAAGGCTCGCTAGCCGTTAGCGCGCTAGCTAGCTACAACGCCGCTAAAAAATCGGGCGATAAAGCCGCGATGGAGCAAGCCGAGCAAACTCTGGCTCAAAATATGAAATTTCTAGGCTACGGATACCTAAAATCCCCGGAAAGCGCCGTGCCGCCGGTCGGTATTACGTTTTATAGCTTTCACTTAATGGTGGCTCTTGGTACTTACTTTTTGGCTTTATTTTTGGTCGTTACGTATCTTACGATGGCAAACGATATCGAAAATTTCAAAAAGCTGCTGTGGGCGTGCGTATTTAGTATCCCGCTAGGACTAGTGGCGATCGAGGCGGGCTGGATAGTAGCCGAAGTAGGGCGTCAGCCGTGGGTCGTGCAAGACCTCATGACCGTGGGCGTGGGAGCTACGAATTTAGCCGACACCAACATCAAAATTTCATTCTGGCTATTTGCCGTTTTATTTACGGCGCTTTTGATAGCCGAGATAAAAATCATGCTAAAACAGATAAAAATAGGATTTGAAAACCATGCTTAG
- a CDS encoding cytochrome d ubiquinol oxidase subunit II: MLSLEFLQIYWWCVVSLLGGLLVFMMFVQGGQTLLFGLCKNELQKDMVINSIGRKWELTFTTLVMFGGACFAAFPLFYATSFGGAYWVWLAILFCFILQAVSYEYRKKPDNFLGQKTYEIFLFINGSLGVILIGMAVSTFFSGSDFLLNEHNFVQWQTPFRGLEALGNIMLYPLGIAMFFLARVGGALYLINNIDDAEIRANAKKAALKNTILFLPFFLIFIAWIFTKAGFAYDESGVVSLVGFKYALNLLQMPLVAAMIVIGVGLVLFGIFKGAFTTSIYGVVPYGVGVVLTVTGLFLVAGLADTAFYPSFSNLQSSLTIKNASSSHYTLNVMAYVSLLVPFVLGYIFVVWRAMDSKKITADEIKHDHHAY; encoded by the coding sequence ATGCTTAGTTTAGAATTTTTACAAATTTACTGGTGGTGCGTAGTTAGCTTGCTAGGCGGTTTGCTGGTGTTTATGATGTTCGTTCAGGGCGGACAGACGCTACTTTTCGGACTTTGCAAAAACGAGCTGCAAAAGGACATGGTGATAAATTCTATCGGGCGCAAATGGGAGCTTACGTTTACTACTCTCGTAATGTTTGGCGGCGCGTGCTTTGCGGCGTTTCCGCTGTTTTACGCGACAAGCTTCGGCGGTGCGTACTGGGTGTGGTTGGCGATTTTGTTTTGCTTTATCCTCCAGGCCGTAAGCTACGAATACCGCAAAAAACCGGACAACTTCCTAGGCCAAAAAACCTATGAAATTTTCCTTTTCATAAACGGCTCTTTGGGCGTTATACTCATCGGTATGGCGGTTAGCACGTTTTTTTCGGGTAGCGACTTTTTACTAAACGAACACAACTTCGTACAGTGGCAGACGCCGTTTCGCGGACTTGAAGCGCTGGGCAACATCATGCTCTATCCACTCGGTATCGCGATGTTTTTCCTAGCTCGCGTGGGCGGAGCGCTCTACCTCATCAACAACATCGACGATGCCGAGATAAGAGCCAACGCCAAAAAAGCGGCGCTAAAAAATACGATTTTGTTTTTGCCGTTCTTTTTGATCTTCATCGCTTGGATATTTACCAAAGCCGGTTTTGCATACGACGAGAGCGGCGTAGTGAGCCTAGTTGGCTTTAAATACGCTCTAAATTTACTCCAGATGCCGCTTGTAGCTGCAATGATAGTTATAGGCGTCGGACTCGTGCTTTTCGGTATATTTAAGGGTGCGTTTACGACCAGTATCTACGGCGTAGTGCCTTACGGCGTGGGCGTAGTGCTAACCGTTACTGGGCTATTTTTGGTGGCCGGACTTGCCGATACGGCGTTTTATCCGTCGTTTTCAAATTTACAAAGCTCGCTCACGATCAAAAACGCAAGCTCTAGCCACTACACGCTAAACGTTATGGCCTACGTGAGCCTACTAGTGCCGTTTGTTTTGGGCTATATTTTCGTCGTTTGGCGCGCGATGGACAGCAAAAAGATCACGGCCGACGAGATCAAGCACGATCATCACGCATATTAA
- a CDS encoding iron-containing alcohol dehydrogenase encodes MFDFTFHNPTKIEFGRGKEQNIGLYMRKFDAKRTLLIYGSERIKKDGLFDTVAASLKENGIEFIELGGVVSNPVLSKVYEGIELARKFNADSVLSVGGGSCLDSAKAIAAGALYEGDVWDFFTGKDPSRALKIFDVITLAATGSEMNSGAVVTNEATKQKFSIHGDVLYPLVSVVNPQLQASVSREYLAYSAADVIAHSIEGYFTAKVQPDIINLYIEANIKTVMKTTEILLADHDNYDARAEFAWAATMALNGLTYVGTHGYSYPNHMLEHAMSAVVNCAHGAGLAVIMPAWMKWYKSRNLSAFERFAREIFGVSSADEGIEAFKAWLSKIGAPVSLKAVGIEGETLEEVVNLAYDYAVNWRKDKLYTKENIKEIFELAN; translated from the coding sequence ATGTTTGACTTCACTTTTCACAACCCCACAAAAATAGAATTCGGCAGAGGCAAAGAGCAAAATATCGGGCTTTATATGCGCAAATTTGACGCTAAAAGAACCCTACTGATCTACGGCAGCGAACGCATCAAAAAAGACGGACTCTTTGACACGGTCGCAGCGAGCCTAAAAGAAAACGGCATAGAGTTTATAGAGCTTGGCGGCGTAGTTAGCAACCCCGTGCTAAGCAAAGTTTACGAAGGCATCGAGCTAGCTAGGAAATTTAACGCCGACAGCGTACTAAGCGTAGGCGGAGGCTCCTGTCTAGATAGCGCCAAAGCCATCGCCGCAGGCGCGCTATATGAGGGCGACGTGTGGGACTTTTTCACGGGCAAAGACCCGAGCCGCGCACTAAAAATCTTTGACGTCATCACCCTTGCGGCGACCGGCAGCGAGATGAACTCGGGCGCAGTCGTGACAAACGAAGCTACGAAGCAAAAATTCTCCATCCACGGCGACGTGCTATATCCGCTAGTCTCGGTCGTAAACCCGCAGCTACAAGCTAGCGTTAGCCGCGAGTACCTAGCCTACTCCGCCGCCGACGTTATCGCGCATAGCATCGAGGGATACTTCACGGCTAAAGTGCAGCCTGATATCATCAACCTCTACATCGAAGCCAATATCAAAACCGTGATGAAAACGACTGAAATTTTACTCGCTGATCACGATAACTACGACGCCAGAGCCGAGTTTGCGTGGGCAGCGACGATGGCGCTAAACGGCCTAACCTACGTCGGTACGCACGGCTACTCCTACCCAAACCATATGCTCGAGCACGCCATGAGCGCTGTCGTAAACTGCGCGCACGGAGCGGGTCTAGCAGTCATAATGCCAGCGTGGATGAAGTGGTATAAGAGCCGAAATTTAAGCGCGTTCGAGCGTTTTGCACGAGAAATTTTCGGCGTAAGCTCAGCGGACGAGGGTATCGAGGCGTTTAAAGCGTGGCTTAGTAAAATCGGTGCTCCGGTTAGCCTAAAAGCCGTCGGCATAGAGGGCGAGACGCTAGAGGAGGTGGTAAATTTAGCCTACGACTATGCGGTAAACTGGCGCAAAGACAAGCTCTACACGAAAGAAAATATCAAAGAGATTTTTGAGCTGGCAAACTAG